Proteins encoded in a region of the Ralstonia pseudosolanacearum genome:
- the metK gene encoding methionine adenosyltransferase yields MSNDFLFTSESVSEGHPDKVADQISDAILDAILAQDKYARVAAETLCNTGLVVLAGEITTSANVDYIHVARETIKRIGYDNTDYGIDYKGCAVLVAYDKQSPDIAQGVDRASDDYLNQGAGDQGLMFGYACDETPELMPFPIYYAHRLVERQSQLRRDGRLPWLRPDAKSQVTVRYVNGKPHSVDTVVLSTQHAPEISQEQIREAVIEEIIKPVLPSHMLAETKYLVNPTGRFVIGGPQGDCGLTGRKIIVDTYGGAAPHGGGAFSGKDPSKVDRSAAYAARYVAKNVVAAGLARQCQVQVSYAIGVARPINITVYTEGTGVIPDEQIAKLVQEHFDLRPKGIVQMLDLLRPIYAKTAAYGHFGREEPEFSWEATDKAQLLREAAGLAGEPVKAFA; encoded by the coding sequence GTGTCAAACGACTTCCTCTTCACCTCGGAGTCGGTCTCCGAGGGCCATCCCGACAAGGTCGCCGACCAGATTTCCGACGCCATCCTGGACGCTATCCTCGCCCAGGACAAATATGCGCGCGTCGCTGCGGAAACGCTGTGCAACACCGGCCTGGTGGTGCTGGCCGGCGAGATCACCACGTCCGCCAACGTCGACTACATCCACGTCGCGCGCGAGACCATCAAGCGCATCGGCTACGACAACACCGACTACGGCATCGACTACAAGGGCTGCGCGGTGCTGGTCGCCTACGACAAGCAGTCGCCCGACATCGCCCAGGGCGTGGACCGCGCGTCCGACGACTACCTGAACCAGGGCGCCGGTGACCAGGGCCTGATGTTCGGCTATGCCTGCGACGAAACGCCCGAGCTGATGCCCTTCCCGATCTACTACGCGCACCGCCTGGTCGAGCGCCAGTCGCAGCTGCGCCGCGACGGCCGCCTGCCCTGGCTGCGCCCCGACGCGAAGTCGCAGGTGACGGTGCGCTATGTGAACGGCAAGCCGCACAGCGTCGACACCGTGGTGCTGTCCACCCAGCACGCGCCGGAGATCTCGCAAGAGCAGATCCGCGAGGCCGTGATCGAAGAGATCATCAAGCCGGTGCTGCCCTCGCACATGCTGGCCGAGACCAAGTACCTGGTGAACCCGACCGGCCGCTTTGTCATCGGCGGCCCGCAAGGCGACTGCGGCCTGACCGGCCGCAAGATCATCGTCGACACCTATGGCGGCGCGGCCCCGCACGGCGGCGGCGCGTTCTCGGGCAAGGACCCGTCCAAGGTGGACCGCTCGGCCGCCTACGCCGCGCGCTACGTGGCCAAGAACGTGGTGGCGGCGGGCCTGGCGCGCCAGTGCCAGGTGCAGGTGAGCTACGCCATCGGCGTGGCGCGCCCGATCAACATCACGGTGTACACCGAAGGCACCGGCGTGATCCCGGACGAGCAGATCGCCAAGCTCGTGCAGGAGCACTTCGACCTGCGCCCGAAGGGCATCGTGCAGATGCTCGACCTGCTGCGCCCGATCTACGCCAAGACCGCCGCCTACGGCCACTTCGGCCGCGAAGAGCCGGAGTTCAGCTGGGAAGCCACCGACAAGGCCCAGTTGCTGCGCGAGGCGGCCGGGCTGGCCGGCGAGCCGGTCAAGGCGTTCGCCTGA
- a CDS encoding CBS domain-containing protein → MYRLALLRWFASFAPAPVTVRWTERLRSAAGALIGILFTGVAMRYVPAAPVPVPLLVAPMGASAVLLFAVPASPLAQPWSIIGGNLVASVVGVTCARMIGDPVLACALAVSLAIGGMFALRCVHPPSGAVALTAVLGGPAVHALGYRFVLEPVALQSALLLVAAIAYHAVTGHRYPHAHRRAATEHAPPPGGLTRADVLAALRRQGEWLDIDPEDLTALLQEMQQQAYARTFHTLTCADIMTPSVVTASAATSVPHALRLLQRHGVKALPVIDDGRRLIGIVTRADLAGTAPRAPRQRLRDWFAIGAMTPPRVRGVMNPRVLTIRADAPMADLVPMFASAGHHHIPVVDAHGRLAGILTQADVIHALYRQASLQRQAA, encoded by the coding sequence GTGTACCGCCTTGCCCTGCTGCGCTGGTTCGCCAGCTTCGCACCCGCTCCCGTGACCGTCCGCTGGACCGAGCGCCTGCGCTCGGCGGCCGGCGCGCTGATCGGCATCCTGTTCACCGGCGTGGCGATGCGCTACGTGCCGGCCGCCCCCGTGCCCGTGCCCCTGCTGGTGGCGCCGATGGGCGCGTCGGCGGTGCTGCTGTTCGCCGTACCGGCCAGCCCGCTGGCGCAGCCGTGGTCCATCATCGGCGGCAACCTGGTGGCCTCCGTGGTGGGCGTGACCTGCGCGCGGATGATCGGCGACCCGGTGCTGGCCTGCGCGCTGGCGGTGTCGCTGGCCATCGGCGGCATGTTCGCGCTGCGCTGCGTGCATCCGCCTTCGGGCGCGGTGGCGCTGACGGCGGTCCTCGGCGGGCCGGCCGTCCATGCGCTGGGCTATCGCTTCGTGCTGGAGCCGGTGGCCCTGCAGTCGGCGCTGCTGCTGGTGGCCGCGATCGCCTACCACGCCGTGACCGGGCACCGGTATCCGCATGCCCATCGGCGCGCGGCCACCGAGCATGCGCCGCCGCCGGGCGGGCTGACCCGCGCGGACGTGCTCGCCGCCCTGCGACGCCAGGGCGAGTGGCTCGACATCGACCCCGAAGACCTGACCGCGCTGCTGCAGGAAATGCAGCAGCAGGCCTATGCCCGCACCTTCCACACGCTCACCTGCGCGGACATCATGACGCCCTCGGTGGTGACGGCGTCGGCGGCCACCTCGGTGCCGCACGCGCTGCGCCTGCTGCAGCGGCACGGCGTGAAGGCCCTGCCCGTGATCGACGACGGGCGCCGGCTGATCGGCATCGTCACGCGCGCCGACCTGGCTGGCACGGCCCCGCGCGCGCCGCGCCAGCGGCTGCGCGACTGGTTCGCCATCGGCGCGATGACGCCGCCGCGCGTGCGCGGCGTGATGAACCCGCGCGTGCTCACCATTCGCGCCGATGCGCCGATGGCCGACCTGGTGCCGATGTTCGCCAGCGCTGGGCACCACCACATCCCGGTGGTGGATGCGCACGGACGGCTGGCCGGTATCCTCACGCAGGCCGACGTCATCCATGCGCTGTACCGCCAGGCATCGCTCCAGCGGCAGGCGGCCTGA
- a CDS encoding helix-turn-helix domain-containing protein, giving the protein MTETRFKSDALAAVHSAATGLHRADLISKKTMREYDALCIEAAPAFDAQAIARVRQSVNVSQSVFAAYLNTTTSTVRQWEQGDKKPSGMAARLLQLVQKHGLAVFS; this is encoded by the coding sequence ATGACTGAGACCCGCTTCAAGAGCGATGCCTTGGCGGCCGTTCATAGTGCCGCGACCGGCCTGCACCGCGCAGACCTGATCAGTAAGAAGACCATGCGCGAGTACGACGCGCTCTGCATCGAGGCCGCGCCGGCCTTCGATGCGCAGGCCATTGCCCGCGTCCGCCAGTCGGTCAACGTTAGTCAGAGCGTGTTTGCGGCCTACCTCAACACGACCACGTCGACGGTCCGGCAGTGGGAGCAGGGCGACAAGAAGCCGAGCGGCATGGCTGCGCGCCTGCTCCAGCTTGTGCAAAAGCACGGATTGGCCGTGTTCTCCTGA
- a CDS encoding AraC family transcriptional regulator, whose protein sequence is MTTATDRYLARLRNVLAHIDAHLDETLDVARLAEVAAFSPYHFHRQFTLLFGMNVGRYLQLLRLKRAAHQLAYRDAARITDIALACGYEGPEAFARAFRKQSGQSPSAFRAAPQWDTWATDLQALRILRSEHMPVQPQPHAVEIIEREDVPVAAIEHRGDPARLGETLRAFIAWRRANRLPPTVSATYNVVYDNPDDTPPEAFRMDICAATPTPVAPNTHGVVGKTLAGGRYAVLRHAGSDDTLGQTVAYLYAEWLPASGEEPRDAPLLFQRVRFYPDVPEHAAVTDVLLPLR, encoded by the coding sequence TTGACCACCGCCACCGACCGCTACCTCGCCCGCCTGCGCAACGTCCTCGCGCATATCGACGCGCACCTGGACGAGACGCTGGACGTGGCGCGGCTGGCCGAGGTGGCGGCGTTCTCGCCGTATCATTTTCATCGGCAGTTCACGCTGCTGTTCGGCATGAACGTCGGACGCTACTTGCAGTTGCTGCGCCTGAAGCGCGCGGCGCACCAGCTCGCCTATCGGGACGCTGCGCGCATCACCGACATCGCGCTGGCTTGCGGGTATGAGGGGCCGGAGGCCTTTGCGCGTGCGTTCCGCAAGCAGTCGGGGCAATCGCCGTCGGCGTTTCGCGCGGCGCCGCAGTGGGACACCTGGGCCACCGATCTACAGGCGCTGCGCATCCTCAGGAGCGAACACATGCCCGTGCAACCGCAACCCCATGCCGTCGAGATCATCGAACGCGAAGACGTGCCCGTCGCCGCCATCGAACATCGCGGCGATCCGGCGCGCCTGGGTGAGACCCTCCGCGCCTTCATCGCCTGGCGCAGGGCGAACCGCCTGCCGCCCACGGTGAGCGCCACCTACAACGTCGTCTACGACAATCCGGACGACACGCCGCCCGAGGCGTTCCGCATGGACATCTGCGCGGCCACGCCCACACCGGTGGCGCCGAACACGCACGGCGTGGTGGGCAAGACCCTGGCCGGCGGCCGGTATGCGGTGCTGCGCCATGCCGGCTCGGACGACACGCTCGGCCAGACCGTCGCCTACCTGTATGCCGAATGGCTGCCGGCCAGCGGGGAAGAACCGCGCGATGCGCCGCTGCTGTTCCAGCGCGTGCGGTTCTACCCCGATGTGCCCGAGCACGCGGCCGTGACGGACGTGCTGCTGCCGCTGCGCTGA
- a CDS encoding GMC family oxidoreductase, which translates to MATPADPLTFDYVIVGAGSAGCALASRLTEDPDVTVALLEAGPHDHHFSVWVPAGYAASLPFRSRRNYAYLTTPQPGLGGRQGYQPRGRGLGGSSSLNAMIYTRGHQHDYDHWAALGCTGWGWDSVLPYFKRSECNARVAGRDDDPLHGGNGPLHVSDLRTGNPIAQRFVEAAVAAGYRRNDDFNGPEQEGVGLYQVTQYNGERWNAARAYLHGGDRADTTFNRGRPRLTVLPDTQALRIVFEGRRATGVVVDRAGRTETLCARREVIVSSGTFGSPQLLMASGVGPAAHLRALGIPVLQDLPGVGQNLQDHLDVILHKTLFNLDLIGYSLRGSVRMLGEILRYRRERRGMIATNFAEAGGFIKSRPGLREPDLQLHFVVAMADNHNRTFHYGHGYSCHACVLRPESRGEVRLASADTRQAPRIDPRFLSDPADMAGMMAGLRAVRSIFARQPLAELGGRELYSEGIRGDGSDDEAVRALIRRHADTIYHPVGTCRMGSADDPAAVVDPELRVRGIEGLRVIDGSVMPTLIGGNTNAPIIMIAERAADLIRRGGGRPVLNVVTQTPAQPVPAEVR; encoded by the coding sequence ATGGCCACGCCCGCCGATCCGCTCACCTTCGACTACGTCATCGTCGGCGCAGGCTCGGCCGGCTGCGCGCTGGCGAGCCGCCTGACCGAAGACCCCGACGTGACGGTCGCGCTGCTGGAGGCCGGGCCGCACGACCATCATTTCTCTGTGTGGGTGCCGGCGGGCTACGCGGCCTCGCTGCCGTTCCGGAGCCGGCGCAACTACGCCTACCTGACCACGCCGCAGCCGGGGCTGGGCGGGCGCCAGGGGTATCAGCCGCGCGGGCGCGGCCTGGGCGGCAGCTCGTCGCTCAACGCGATGATCTACACCCGCGGCCACCAGCACGACTACGACCACTGGGCCGCGCTCGGCTGCACCGGCTGGGGCTGGGACAGCGTGCTGCCCTACTTCAAGCGGTCGGAATGCAACGCGCGTGTCGCGGGCCGCGACGACGATCCGCTGCACGGCGGCAACGGCCCGCTGCACGTGAGCGACTTGCGCACCGGCAACCCGATCGCGCAGCGCTTCGTAGAAGCAGCGGTGGCGGCCGGCTACCGGCGCAACGATGATTTCAACGGCCCCGAACAGGAAGGGGTCGGGCTCTACCAGGTCACGCAATACAACGGGGAGCGCTGGAACGCCGCGCGCGCCTACCTGCACGGCGGCGACCGGGCCGACACCACGTTCAACCGCGGACGGCCCAGGCTGACGGTGCTGCCCGACACGCAGGCGCTGCGCATCGTCTTCGAGGGCAGGCGCGCGACGGGCGTGGTGGTGGACCGCGCCGGCCGCACCGAGACGCTGTGCGCGCGGCGCGAGGTGATCGTGTCATCGGGGACGTTCGGTTCGCCGCAGTTGCTGATGGCCTCGGGCGTGGGGCCGGCGGCGCATCTGCGCGCGCTGGGGATTCCGGTGTTGCAGGACCTGCCCGGCGTCGGCCAAAACCTGCAGGACCACCTCGACGTGATCCTGCACAAGACGCTGTTCAACCTCGACCTGATCGGCTATTCGCTGCGCGGCAGCGTGCGCATGCTGGGCGAGATCCTGCGCTACCGGCGCGAGCGCCGCGGCATGATCGCCACCAACTTCGCCGAGGCGGGCGGCTTCATCAAGAGCCGGCCCGGCCTGCGCGAACCGGACCTGCAGCTGCATTTCGTGGTCGCCATGGCCGACAACCACAACCGCACGTTCCACTACGGCCACGGCTATTCGTGCCACGCATGCGTGCTGCGTCCGGAAAGCCGCGGCGAGGTGCGGCTGGCATCGGCCGATACGCGGCAGGCGCCGCGCATCGATCCGCGCTTCCTGTCCGATCCGGCCGACATGGCGGGCATGATGGCGGGCTTGCGCGCCGTGCGCAGCATCTTCGCGCGGCAGCCGCTGGCCGAACTGGGCGGGCGTGAGTTGTATTCAGAAGGGATTCGCGGCGACGGCTCCGACGACGAAGCCGTGCGCGCGCTGATCCGCCGGCATGCCGACACCATCTACCACCCGGTCGGCACCTGCCGCATGGGCAGCGCGGATGACCCCGCGGCGGTGGTCGACCCCGAGCTGCGCGTGCGCGGCATCGAGGGCCTGCGGGTGATCGACGGCTCGGTGATGCCGACGCTCATCGGCGGCAACACCAACGCGCCCATCATCATGATCGCCGAGCGCGCGGCCGACCTGATCCGCCGGGGCGGCGGCCGGCCGGTGCTCAACGTGGTGACGCAGACCCCGGCACAGCCCGTGCCGGCCGAGGTGCGCTAG
- a CDS encoding GYD domain-containing protein: MATFLALLNFTDQGIRDVKDTTKRAVAARELAKAAGIDMKEIYWTLGQYDLAVILEGPDDAAMTAFGLALGAVGNVRSQTLRAFSASEMDAILSKMP; the protein is encoded by the coding sequence ATGGCCACGTTCCTCGCCCTGCTGAACTTTACCGACCAGGGCATCCGCGATGTGAAAGACACCACCAAGCGGGCGGTCGCAGCCCGCGAGCTGGCCAAGGCGGCCGGCATCGACATGAAGGAGATCTACTGGACGCTGGGCCAGTACGACCTTGCGGTGATCCTCGAAGGGCCGGACGATGCCGCCATGACAGCCTTTGGACTGGCACTGGGCGCGGTCGGCAATGTCCGCTCGCAGACGCTGCGAGCGTTTTCCGCGAGCGAGATGGACGCCATCCTCAGCAAGATGCCTTGA
- a CDS encoding glutathione S-transferase, translating to MKLIGMLDSPYVRRTAISLKLLGLPFEHAPVSVFRHFDAFSAINPVVKAPTLVCDDGTVLMDSTLILDYAEALAGRSLMPAALPARRQALRVVGLALAACEKAVQIVYECNLRPAEKRHAPWIERVQGQLNAAVGALEAALGEAPVPVDQRGLSQSDLTAVVAWGFIQLMVSDRVPAADYPRLAAFSAAAEQLDVFRETPIE from the coding sequence ATGAAACTGATCGGCATGCTCGATTCGCCCTACGTGCGCCGCACCGCCATTTCGCTCAAGCTGCTCGGGCTGCCGTTCGAGCATGCGCCGGTGTCGGTGTTCCGCCATTTCGATGCGTTCAGCGCCATCAACCCGGTGGTGAAGGCGCCCACGCTGGTGTGCGACGACGGCACGGTGCTGATGGACTCGACGCTGATCCTCGACTACGCCGAGGCACTGGCCGGCCGCAGCCTGATGCCGGCCGCGCTGCCGGCGCGCCGGCAGGCATTGCGCGTCGTCGGCCTGGCGCTGGCGGCCTGCGAGAAGGCGGTCCAGATCGTCTACGAATGCAACCTGCGCCCTGCCGAGAAACGGCACGCCCCGTGGATCGAGCGGGTGCAGGGCCAGTTGAATGCCGCCGTCGGGGCCCTGGAGGCTGCGCTGGGCGAGGCGCCCGTGCCGGTCGATCAGCGTGGCCTGTCACAGTCCGACCTGACCGCCGTCGTGGCGTGGGGCTTCATCCAGCTGATGGTGTCCGACCGCGTGCCGGCGGCGGATTATCCGCGGCTGGCGGCCTTCTCCGCCGCGGCGGAGCAGTTGGACGTCTTTCGCGAGACGCCGATCGAGTAG
- a CDS encoding Lrp/AsnC family transcriptional regulator, which translates to MELDKKDWLILEALQTDARQSLAALGKRIGLSQPAMSERVRKLEDAGVIEGYGARVNLRRIGIGLQAIIQIETTHAHIRKYIQLFETMPEVLEASRVTGAHCFIVRCAIAEPGDLERVVDSLAVHGAVTTSLVLSNPVAKPVTVRAARGPGA; encoded by the coding sequence ATGGAACTGGACAAGAAGGACTGGCTGATCCTCGAAGCGCTGCAGACCGATGCGCGGCAGAGCCTGGCGGCGCTGGGCAAGCGCATCGGGCTGTCGCAGCCGGCCATGAGCGAGCGCGTGCGCAAGCTCGAGGACGCCGGCGTGATCGAAGGCTACGGCGCGCGCGTCAACCTGCGCCGCATCGGCATCGGCCTGCAGGCGATCATCCAGATCGAGACCACGCATGCCCACATCCGCAAATACATCCAGCTGTTCGAAACGATGCCCGAGGTGCTGGAAGCCAGCCGCGTGACCGGCGCGCACTGCTTCATCGTCCGCTGCGCGATCGCCGAGCCGGGCGACCTGGAGCGCGTGGTGGACAGCCTGGCCGTGCACGGCGCCGTCACCACCTCACTGGTGCTGTCGAACCCGGTGGCCAAGCCGGTGACGGTCCGGGCGGCGCGCGGGCCGGGGGCCTGA
- a CDS encoding lysophospholipid acyltransferase family protein: protein MTFLFWLFSRWPLSWLQALGGWLGALAAKVPGRYHDRLIANFRHAYPDATPAMLKEAGRAAGRMVFEMPYFWVRKNGPDITPGLLDACWPIVDQMLEGGRGALFMTPHLGCFEILPQAYARRYPITAMFKPPHQERLRTWIETMRARPNMYMAPADPRGVRMVVRALKRGEAVGILPDQTPTAGEGVWAPFFGKPAYTMTLVHRLHRLTGAPVGVLFCERLPRGAGYRAHLRVIGELPEDVTEAATLINAEIEQLIAVAPTQYLWGYNRYKRPKGVDAPPAA, encoded by the coding sequence ATGACCTTCCTGTTCTGGCTGTTTTCACGCTGGCCCCTTTCGTGGTTGCAGGCGCTGGGCGGCTGGCTCGGGGCGCTGGCCGCCAAGGTGCCCGGCCGCTATCACGACCGGCTCATCGCCAACTTCCGCCACGCCTACCCCGACGCCACGCCCGCCATGCTCAAGGAAGCCGGCCGCGCGGCTGGCCGCATGGTGTTCGAGATGCCGTACTTCTGGGTGCGCAAGAACGGGCCGGACATCACCCCGGGCCTGCTGGACGCGTGCTGGCCGATCGTCGACCAGATGCTCGAAGGCGGGCGCGGTGCGCTCTTCATGACGCCGCACCTGGGCTGCTTCGAGATCCTGCCGCAGGCCTATGCGCGCCGCTACCCGATCACGGCGATGTTCAAGCCGCCGCATCAGGAGCGCCTGCGCACCTGGATCGAGACCATGCGCGCGCGACCGAACATGTATATGGCGCCGGCCGATCCGCGCGGCGTGCGCATGGTGGTGCGCGCGCTCAAGCGCGGCGAGGCCGTCGGCATCCTGCCCGACCAGACCCCCACCGCCGGCGAAGGCGTGTGGGCGCCGTTCTTCGGCAAGCCTGCCTATACGATGACGCTGGTGCACCGCCTGCATCGGCTGACGGGCGCGCCCGTCGGGGTGCTGTTCTGCGAGCGCCTGCCGCGTGGGGCGGGCTATCGTGCACACCTGCGTGTGATCGGTGAGTTGCCCGAAGATGTGACGGAAGCGGCCACTCTCATCAACGCCGAAATCGAACAGTTGATTGCCGTGGCACCGACGCAATATCTCTGGGGCTATAACCGCTACAAGCGACCGAAGGGCGTGGACGCCCCGCCCGCTGCCTGA
- a CDS encoding acid phosphatase — MSINTTRFQSGLVAVCGALALTACGGGDDNTAAGDSSVATVQAIPAPPADPGFVDSAPVATSVPAFVDNIATNQRGDARYATLGTNAGVRLFTRFLDLWQPLTEIVDAGVSAPANGSFPAVVASTWTGLPNDGTAGGTQLNLPVLNANVQYVVSATTGRTQAQAAAAYFDDRRGKGYSVTDGMGPLTTAWRTLTRQTTSITTVPADATTVLYNDSGNNTGVSTASGNTTFGKVVDLINTMGNNASTEPAKRFYKYARPYRWSSSVAVVPTLVPAESSNPTTDGGFISGHSAEAVRDAVAMAYLVPERFQQMLARGLELGENRIFAGMHSPLDVIGGRMLGLAAVAANLYDPTNATLKATAFTQAHTALMAQTGTDATTFATFAQSGTLTTDRFADYATNQANFTRRMTFGFSQINSTALVPVVPKGAEVLLETRFPYLSADQRRVVLKTTELASGYPVMDDAEGWGRLNLFAAADGYGAFNGSVVVSMDASQGGFNAADTWRNAVAGAGKLTLQGTGTLRLAGSNTYTGGTQVAGGALEADSATAFGTGDVYLGGGTLVVNAPSALNVAGKFTQLQGTTLELDIGANGQGKLSVAGLTTIAGGTLHVKFASGYTPKVRDTITVIDGAGSNRQFTSVVVDGFKATALYTSTGIQIRLDA; from the coding sequence ATGTCCATCAACACCACGCGTTTCCAATCCGGCCTCGTCGCGGTCTGCGGCGCTCTTGCCCTGACCGCCTGCGGCGGCGGCGACGACAACACCGCCGCCGGCGACAGCTCCGTCGCCACCGTCCAGGCCATTCCCGCGCCGCCGGCCGATCCGGGCTTCGTCGATTCGGCACCGGTGGCGACCTCGGTGCCGGCCTTCGTCGACAACATCGCCACCAACCAGCGCGGCGATGCGCGCTATGCGACGCTGGGCACCAACGCGGGCGTGCGGCTGTTCACGCGCTTCCTGGACCTGTGGCAGCCGCTGACGGAGATCGTCGACGCTGGCGTGTCGGCGCCCGCCAACGGGTCGTTCCCCGCCGTGGTCGCGTCCACCTGGACGGGCCTGCCCAACGACGGCACGGCCGGCGGCACCCAGCTCAATCTGCCGGTGCTCAACGCAAACGTTCAATATGTCGTCAGCGCCACCACCGGCCGCACGCAGGCCCAGGCCGCCGCCGCCTACTTCGACGACCGGCGCGGCAAGGGCTACAGCGTGACCGACGGCATGGGGCCGCTGACCACCGCCTGGCGCACGCTGACCCGGCAGACCACCTCCATCACCACCGTGCCGGCCGATGCCACCACCGTGCTGTACAACGACTCCGGCAACAACACCGGCGTCAGCACCGCGAGCGGCAACACCACCTTCGGTAAGGTGGTGGACCTGATCAACACCATGGGCAACAACGCCTCCACCGAGCCGGCCAAGCGCTTCTACAAGTACGCGCGGCCGTACCGCTGGAGCAGCAGCGTGGCTGTCGTGCCGACGCTGGTGCCGGCCGAAAGCTCGAACCCGACCACCGACGGCGGCTTCATCAGCGGCCACTCCGCCGAAGCCGTGCGCGATGCCGTGGCGATGGCCTACCTGGTGCCCGAGCGCTTCCAGCAGATGCTGGCCCGCGGCCTGGAGCTGGGCGAGAACCGCATCTTCGCGGGCATGCATTCGCCGCTGGACGTGATCGGCGGGCGCATGCTGGGCCTGGCCGCGGTGGCCGCCAACCTCTATGACCCGACCAACGCCACGCTCAAGGCCACCGCCTTCACCCAGGCGCACACCGCCCTGATGGCGCAGACCGGCACCGACGCCACCACGTTCGCCACCTTCGCGCAGTCCGGCACCCTCACTACCGACCGCTTCGCCGACTACGCCACCAACCAGGCCAACTTCACGCGACGCATGACCTTCGGCTTCTCGCAGATCAACAGCACGGCGCTGGTGCCGGTGGTGCCCAAGGGCGCCGAGGTGCTGCTGGAAACGCGCTTCCCGTACCTGAGCGCTGACCAGCGCCGCGTGGTGCTGAAGACCACCGAGCTGGCCTCGGGCTACCCGGTGATGGACGACGCCGAAGGCTGGGGCCGCCTGAACCTGTTCGCGGCCGCCGACGGCTATGGCGCGTTCAACGGCAGCGTGGTCGTGTCGATGGATGCCTCGCAGGGTGGCTTCAATGCCGCCGACACCTGGCGCAACGCGGTTGCCGGCGCGGGCAAGCTGACGCTGCAGGGCACCGGCACGCTGCGCCTGGCCGGCAGCAACACCTACACGGGCGGCACGCAGGTCGCGGGCGGCGCGCTGGAGGCCGACTCGGCCACCGCGTTCGGCACGGGCGACGTGTACCTGGGCGGCGGCACGCTGGTCGTCAACGCACCGTCGGCGCTGAACGTCGCCGGCAAGTTCACGCAGCTGCAGGGCACCACGCTGGAGCTCGACATCGGCGCGAACGGCCAGGGCAAACTGAGCGTGGCCGGCCTGACGACGATCGCGGGCGGTACGCTGCACGTCAAGTTCGCGAGTGGCTATACGCCCAAGGTGCGCGACACCATCACCGTGATCGACGGCGCCGGCAGCAACCGCCAGTTCACCTCGGTCGTGGTCGACGGCTTCAAGGCCACCGCGCTCTACACGTCGACCGGCATCCAGATCCGCCTGGACGCCTGA
- a CDS encoding type II toxin-antitoxin system RelE/ParE family toxin has translation MPLSAQRVFKTKWFNKAAKAAGISDAELHNAARQLMQELGDDLGGNVWKKRLDQNRKRGIVLNRAGRCWFFVFLFAKSDRDNIDAPELAAFRKLASDFGRCAGADLDRLVELKELVEICHD, from the coding sequence ATGCCGCTATCCGCGCAACGCGTATTCAAGACGAAGTGGTTCAACAAGGCAGCAAAGGCCGCCGGCATTTCCGACGCAGAACTGCACAACGCGGCAAGACAGCTGATGCAGGAGTTGGGTGACGATCTTGGCGGCAACGTGTGGAAAAAGCGGCTGGACCAGAACAGAAAGCGCGGCATCGTTCTGAACAGGGCCGGCCGCTGCTGGTTTTTCGTCTTTCTCTTCGCGAAGAGCGATCGGGACAATATCGACGCGCCGGAGTTGGCGGCATTCAGGAAACTCGCCTCCGACTTCGGCCGGTGTGCGGGCGCCGACCTCGACCGGCTGGTCGAACTGAAAGAGCTTGTGGAGATTTGTCATGACTGA